From a region of the Proteobacteria bacterium CG1_02_64_396 genome:
- a CDS encoding F0F1 ATP synthase subunit epsilon, whose translation MATIRVDVVTAERRVYQGDADFVVVPGEMGELGILPRHTPLLTRIKLGEIRVKRGEETDYIFVNGGILEVQPDQVTVLADTAERAEDIDEALAVEAQRRAEELREKVASDMDVAHAEAALQEALTRLKVLRRRAHRA comes from the coding sequence ATGGCTACGATTCGTGTTGATGTCGTCACCGCCGAGCGGCGGGTCTACCAAGGGGATGCCGACTTTGTTGTTGTCCCCGGCGAGATGGGTGAGTTGGGGATTCTTCCCCGGCACACCCCCCTGCTGACCCGCATCAAACTCGGTGAAATCCGCGTCAAGCGGGGCGAAGAAACCGATTATATCTTTGTCAACGGCGGCATCCTTGAGGTGCAGCCCGATCAGGTCACCGTGCTGGCCGATACCGCCGAGCGGGCCGAGGACATCGACGAGGCGCTGGCCGTTGAGGCACAGCGTCGCGCCGAGGAGCTGCGCGAAAAGGTCGCCTCCGATATGGATGTCGCCCATGCCGAGGCCGCTCTGCAAGAGGCGTTGACCCGCCTCAAAGTATTGCGCCGTCGGGCCCATCGGGCCTGA